In Gracilinanus agilis isolate LMUSP501 chromosome 1, AgileGrace, whole genome shotgun sequence, the sequence AATAGCATTTTACTGGCTTGGGTCTAAAAACTTGCCAATTGACTATAATCTGAAAAGATCATAAATTTTGGATTTCCCTCCTTTAAtctgattcttttaaaattagtCTCCTGTAGAATacagtatagaaaatgaaaaatactccCACTAAAATATTAGCCATTTTATCAAAGGTCATTCATCTAATGGAAACTAAATCAATTTGtggtgtttttggtttttttttttttttttttggttttgcttttttggaTTACAGAGAAACCAGGAATCCACTGATTAAAAACAGACATTTGATCAAAGTCAGCGAAATTTTCTTATGCACGTGTAGCATCCAATATGATATATTAAGACATGATGTTTATCATCTCTAGTTTTGGTGTCTACTGTGAAAATGTATGAACTTTGATAGCCTCCCCACTCTCCTTAACAAAGTCCAGGAAGTTGTTCTTCAAATAATTAGTCATGAACTCCTCAGGCATTCTCCCCAACATGAATCAGCACCCTGATCTGTATACCAGGTCCAGGCTCTCAATAACTGCTCATACATGACCTAGGGAAGAATCTTATCTTTATCATATGTGGGATGCTTAATTCTATGCTAGAACCCTGCAGACCAAGATAAGATTTGCAGATAAAATATTTCCTGCTCCTGGTTAATAATGGGGGAGTCTGAGTTTCTTCCATGTGAAGAATGTATGAAAAGACATGAATGTCACATATCACAAGCGGAGAAGTCATGAATGAATTTGAATCTATACTGGTGGTCAAAAGATTATtagtgagatcacagatctattgagagatgaaatatatatatcCTTACTCATAATAACATTGGTTTAGGGGAAAGATGGCGGCGTCTGCGGCGGTGGCGTTTGTGACCTTCGGCTGCCTTCTGGGCCGCAGCCAGGGCTTCCCTGTGGCCGCCAGATGTTTTGGTGTGCAGGTGTCGCCCACGGGGGAGAAAATTACCCACACAGGCCAGGTTTATGATGAAGATGATTACAGGAGGATTCACTTTGTTGGTCGCCagaaagagataaatgaaaaCTTTGCAATTGATTTGATAGCAGAGCAACCAGTAAGCAAAGTGGAAAGTCGAGTGATATCATGTGATGGTGGAGGAGGAGCTCTGGGTCATCCAAAAGTATATATAAACTTGGACAAAGAGACTAAAACTGGGACTTGTGGGTATTGTGGACTTCAGTTTACACAACATCACCACCACTGAAACCAGTTATACACTGAAACCAGTACAATTTTCTGCATGTAAGaattttggtattttaaaaaaacgtATTcaagaatcacaaaatataagctttgtttaaaaaatattctatgaaTAGAACATGATTGTTGAATATAATTTAAGTTTAAAGTGACTTTTTCCCCATGAAATACAGTCCTTGAACTGCATTAGTTTTTTGCAAGTCAGTTAGTCTTTTAACACACTGGCTTGGTCTCTTATGAAAAATCAAAACCTTTCTGTTagcaaatgttaaaataaaactaCTTTAACCTGTTTATATATTGAATTTTTGGTGATAGttcagagatgataaagacaaCCTTACATagattagaaaaagaactgaactcTCAAAGTCAAAAAAAACTTGAGTTTGCCTTTCagttctgatacttactagctttatagTCATAGATAAATCATGTAATTTCTCAgagcttatctgtaaaatggaatgttttttcttatatcaaaaatgaacatttcaatattaagaatagaaaagagagtTGTAATTAAACTATTATGTatagtttatatatgtttatgcctggcacatataatagtaggcgcttaatgaaaatattgattgattgtatgtattatatttaatatgataGTAAGAAAACTTCTCTGCTTGTCTTTGTCCCTTTTTGAACTTCTGCTCTTTTCtgtatatcttaaaatataaaatgtttcactgataatctttttttcttgcatcattaCGATAATTACTCAGTTTCTATCCCTACTAAAGGGAAGGCCTTCCTTGTAACAAGTAGCTGTAGCCAAGCAAACAAATCAATAtgttggccatgtctgaaaaaaatgtatgtcttattttGTACCATTATTCCATCACCTGTTCtaagatgcaaagaaataaagaatgcttcacaaaaaaaaaaaaataataacattggtTTACAAAATGattgttattgtttgtcctttgttttctttcttttttaaaaaaaaacctttatcttctgtctttgaattaattaattaagtattatttccaaggcagaagggcagtaatagctatgcaattgggattaagtaacttgccctaggtcacaaagctagaaaatgtctgagggcagatttgaacccaggaactcccatctccaagcctggctgtctatccactgagcattctagattcattttcaaagaggtccAAAGATATCACAAGGTCATGTCTTTACTTGctcttgaattgaatttaaatgaagtggagttgcacaaagtctttaGCCTCATTCCCTTTTCCAGAGACACAGAAATCCAGTggtaagataaaatttaatataactgatgatggcccaggatgtagCAGAcaaccttggcatcttcagtcTCAGATCAAGCTCTAAACACTCCATGGCCTTCATGGCAATTGAAAcacattgttctcatctgcccattcctccAAGGGGACGTTTGCACATGCTTGGGTTGATGTTCCCCTAACTCACTCATTGAGTTTGGAGCCTATCGCTTTTcctcaaactggtttagcccatctggaGAGATGGTTTTACTAGGATAAGGCTGCAGATGTGGAGTATAGGAGGTATTCTAGCACCTCTAGGGTGAGAGCTTGCTGATCCCTTTTCAGAACTGTTCATCTACCTTTAGTGTTTACATTTCATTTAGCTCttacctgtggttccaagaaactATATCCAAAGCTAGATGGAAAGGACGTTAGAAGGCAttgagtccaactctttcattttctagAAAAGTAACCATAGACTCAGAGACAAAAAGCTAAGCTAGTTAGCCTAAGGCAGGCAGGATCTGACCCATGGTCTTCAACAGCTCTATCTAtattataccatgctgcctccatAACTGTTCCAGCTAGAGTAAAATCTTAttacagttttttttaagtttccaacTCTGTATTCTTTTTTGCtctctcctttattattccctaCACTAATTTTACTCCTTAGCAAATTCTCCTTAATTATATGCACCTTAGGTGAAAATTAAATCATCAAAAAGACCTTCAGGTTCACTGTTCCATCTAACAATTCATGCCTGAAGTagcacagatggggaaaccagcAGTCTAGCATGTGTCAGACTAGAAtattttgcatgttgtttcctggTACATTGTTTTTTTGGATGCTGACAAGatttcatcatttttcctttctttatcacTAACGAAGTTAAGTAGGAGTTACTTTAAAGTCCTTGAAAACTTCTAAATAAAATAGTGGCCAAGGAGAAAACAGTGATCACCTTAATTATAGTAATGGGCTGGAACTGAAATGGGAGAAATATCTAAATTGGGCAGTATGTCATGTGACAATTcccttttgttcttttctgtaTTGTCATGGAAAACATAcctctatattggtcattgttgtaaaagcataCTCATTCAAAgccccaaactccaaaataaaaccaaagatacattaatgtaaaagacaactcccacagttctttctctggaggtagatagcattccccacaTGTGGCAATTCCTACCCTCCTCAAAAGTTTGAGAGTATTTTCTCAAATATTCCTGGAATACTTTGTCAAGACCTATCACCATCTCACTCCTTCTTTGCTGCTATTGTCTGTTATTCACTCATTTGTGTATATGTCATATGTTTTCtgctagattgtaagttcctcgAGGGAAAACcaatattgtttttcatttttattttccaagCACTGAACAGTGCCTTATAcctaagtccttaataaatgcttataaaggAAATGCCTGAGATGACTGGCAAGATAGATGACTTTTTCCTTAAGCTTCTTCGAACTCAAAAGGCTCaggaaagaaattatgaagataTAGAGTAAATCATGCTGAATCTATGATATAATACAAAAATACTTCAGAAAAAGTCTTTAAAACTCAATAATATTAGGAAATTTAAATACTTCAAGACTCTGTTCAGCTTTGCCtactcttcccttatctataaatctCTCCCTGTACCAGGTACCAGTGAATACAAGCAATTCCTTAGGTTCAAGCTTCAAGGGACCACTATGGAAATTCTTAAATGGTCCTCCTATAGCAATGAGTGGTTCAGCCTGTGTCTTCCCGTCTTATAAAAGGTGATAAGAGAGGCACCAATTCTTCCTAGCcttaaggaaagggaaaggagcatGAAGGAAGAAAGCCGAGGGCAATGTGGATTCTACAGAGAACTCTGTTTTGGGAAGGCAGGTAAAGAACATCCCTGAGGCACTAGGGACTGGAAACTCTGCTAGATCTGGTCCTTGAATTCCTAAAGTTTTATTCTTGGCAGGGAATCAGGCAAGACTCCTACACTGCTCATTCCCCAAAGTAAAGATCCTAAGAATTCCCAGGCTCTGGGGTATTATgtagagggggaggaggaaaagaatgaaaaaagaaagcagagacaAGTGACTGGGAtttcaagagaaaggaaaaaagaacaaaaaagtccAGGGACAAAACTCAAATCAAAAATCTACATGCAGATTAactaataattttatgaaaacagaaagaaaattgagtaaaaattaaagaatcagAACATTCTGAACCAGTCCTTTACTATAAAAGAGGATGAACAAAGAACTCTGGTCAAAAATATAATTCCTTGGAATCCCTAGAACACATGAAACTACTAAatggtagggaaaaaaaaacaaataaagatgaCACTAGGAATGAAATTGTTTGAAAGCAGAATCATCAatgcagaatttaaaaaaatcttttattaacCCAGCAGGGTTCAGGACTTAGGTAATATAATAGGTAATCTCTCCAAAAATAAAGAGTTTGCAATAAAGAAAATAGCAGAAATGgaacataaaaatacaaaagtgggaaaaaatgacagaagagaagcaaaaggaaacaactttaaaagaagtCACATATTCTGTACAGCCCAAATGAATGAGCCTGAAAAtagcaagtaaataaataatttaaggaTTACAAGTCTACCAGAAGAATgttatcaataacaaaaattgaACATCATATTATAGACTTTTGAATAAAGAAAGTCACATGGAACTTTGAAATAAAGAGAACAAGGGAATAGGAAGGAAGTACACATTTATAtgtcatctactatgtgctaagcactttacaaatttaaattatttgacaCTCACAATAACTCTGAAAGACTGAGGTTactattattccaattttacattgaggaaactaaggcatttagaagttaagttatttgctcagggtcatatcaTTAGTGATTGAGGCTGGATTTAGATTCAGGTCCCTCTGACCCCAGGTCCAATGACAAAGCACTATTTTATCAAATCTACAGTTAAACACCACAGGGAAAacactcatctctaaaatgtcaAGGCATACAGTATAGCAGTTAAATTTCATAATTTGAGTTAATAAACAACAAACCTTGcaaatttgcagatgaaaaacctttaaatatgaagaaatcacAACTGAAACAACCTAGGATTACAATActgtaatataatacaatactgtaatataatataataaaaaatcatGTATTTTGTACATTACCAGGAGCAAtcaggtagttcaatggattgagaaccaggcctagaaatgagaggtcctgtaTTCTAATCTGACTGTAAATACTTCCaaactatgtgaacctgggcaaacctccattgcccagatttaccactcttctgtcttggacctGATATACAGCATttatcctaagatggaaggtaaggatttttttttaaatagcatattACAAAAGCCAAGAAGCTCAGTTGATAATTAAAAACAACACATTTCCAGAAAACTGAAtctaaatataaatggaaaagatgGATCTCCAATAAGACAGACATTTGGGGCATCATTaccaaaaataagaaaacaagaacaaaaatttggaaaaaggtAAGgttaaagtataaaaaaattaagtggttGGAAGTAAAAAGAATGATTATGAACTACACCTCTAATTGAGTGAGAAATGAGAAGAGTCTAAAGTGGCTGAGgggacaaataaataaacaaaagagaagaaaaagaaattacttaaGTAAAGTCATGAAACTTGGGATGAGGCAAGTAAATAAAAGTTTGTgctgagggagaagggaaaggtctAGGAATATGGGAATAGACTAACATTCAGGTAGTATGTCCAAAACTAATTACAGAGACAAAGtggtgacaaagaaaaaaatgataaaaatgataaaagaaataaattaataaaagcacAAATCTAATCATCATAACCTTAAATGTAAATGGGTtaaacaatacaaaaaaaaaagaaaagggaaaaatgtatgataatagacaagaaaacaaaacccaacaactagctgaatttaaaaaaacatgcatctaaaaatataaaaatatgcagaaaaaaatttagaggTAGGCACAAAATTTACTATGCATCATATGAGTACAAATAAGTTTGAGTTTTAATCAGGTTATCaaagaaagcaaagcaaaaataaaaattaataatattaaaaaatgaatacaaaagctACATTATGCTTAATACacatagataatgaaaataaccACAAACACTCATTTACTAAAAGACAGTATCtaaatttgaaaaggaaaggtTAATGGACTTGCAAAAAGATACAGAGAGTAAtgctaagataataaaaaattatgtCACCAAATTAATTTATAGAATATTAAATCGATAAAATTATCAAAGAGCATAATTTACAAATCTtggcaaaataataaaattgtgaACAAAAGGTccagaaaatcaaaggaaatggaaaaaaaattaaaaattattaaaaatagtacATCCAGACTTCAAGcaaaaatcatcaaaattatttgatactgatttaaaaaaagagaaggtgAATCACATAGTTACAAAAGAATCAGTACAAAACCTTAATGGCCCTTTGTTCagtaaattaaagaataaaaactaCTTGGAGAACAACTCCTATTTGGCAAGAACTtacagaaaacaagaaaatggttTGGTACAAATTAAAGTTTAAACCAACATTTTATATCAAATGTCAGAACAAACTTGAAATGAATAAGCAACCTGAAAATGAAAGGTTAtacaactaaaaaagaaaaaaatttggcaGAGAATGAAATCAGGTACTTTTTACAGATATGGCTAAGgaagaattcttaaccaaacaaaggATAGCATCAATTACAAAGATCTCATAATTTTAACTACATGTAATTAAAAGTCTTTTGCATTAATAAAATCATTGCATCTAAGATAAGAAAGGGAGTCATCCTTTGAGAAAGAATCTTTGCATCAGTTATCTCTTGTGAAGATCTGATATGATAATAGGtagaggcatctaggtagcagagtggatagagtgttaggatGACCTGGGTTTAATCCTGTCTTAGCTACtctctagttatgtgaccctgtacaagtcatttaaccctctgtgcctcagtttcctgaaaatgaagatattaacaTCTACTTCACAgtgttattatgaagatcaaatgagttaagcATTTTTGAAAATCCTGAAGCAATATAAATGCTATCCCTAAcatcatctttatcatcattattattgcctAGGATTCaggaggggcagctaaatggtacagtgggTAGATTGTTAGggctgaagtcagaaagactcatcttcctgagttcaaatctgacctcagacacttgctagatatgtgatccagggcaagtcacttaaccctgtttatttcagtttcctcaactctaaaatgaactggagtagagactgacaaatcactccagtgtctttgctaagagaactctaaatgaagtcacaaagagtacAGCAGgactgggaaatgactgaaggATCTGATATCCAAGAGAGCTAAGAAATTAACACAGAATGGTAAGACAAAGAGCAATTCTCTAATGAATAAGTGATGAGCACTAATTAACAAATGGTTgtgaagagaattaaaaaatgttaacatcCATATCTTGgagctaaatggttcagtggatagtatggaacctggagtcaagaagacacattttcctgcaaatctggcctcagacacttactggttgtatgatcctgggcaagtaagttagccctgtttgtctcagtttcacatctgtaaaatgagttagagaaggaaaggagaaatcattccattttctttatccAGAAAATCCCATATGGGAtcattaagagttggacatgactgaaaggactgaaacAACAAAGTCATCAcgataataagaaaaatacaaaccaAAGCAATTCAGATATTTCTGGCTTCACATCCAGCAAActgtattaattagaatcttgaacctttggactccatctcccaaaattccttttccttttcatgtaTGTGCGTGTCaggttgtttgtatatagttttggGGTCTCCGCCCCCTTGCTCTCCTCTTCCACATAGGTGGCTTGGGTGAGCTTCCTCTGgacactagccttttagtttcccttttgtttcaagttttattttaataaaactttttaaatataatacttgaatatagaattaggtattaatcaatgatacatgtaaaacccaatggaattgtgcatcggttaaggggggttaggagagtttggggagagggaaagaacatgaaacatgtaactatgggaaaatactcaaaataaaaataaaaataataaataataaaaaaataaatataatacttagagtattggatattaattttaaaatctacaaaaccaataaagaagtcaaaagatagaaagagtcagaattggaaggtttgcagaaaattaaaaacattaatacgttgttagtggagttgtgaattgatctaaccattcttgaaaacaatttggaactatacctaaaaTATCTATACCCTTTTCAGAGT encodes:
- the LOC123241641 gene encoding NADH dehydrogenase [ubiquinone] iron-sulfur protein 6, mitochondrial-like, which gives rise to MAASAAVAFVTFGCLLGRSQGFPVAARCFGVQVSPTGEKITHTGQVYDEDDYRRIHFVGRQKEINENFAIDLIAEQPVSKVESRVISCDGGGGALGHPKVYINLDKETKTGTCGYCGLQFTQHHHH